Genomic DNA from Osmia lignaria lignaria isolate PbOS001 chromosome 6, iyOsmLign1, whole genome shotgun sequence:
TTGTTTTCCCGCCTCCGCCTTCAATTTTCGTTAATCGTTTTGCGAATTCGTCCTCAGCTTCGTCCTCGAGTGCCAACAGTTCAATCGTAAATCCTGCATCGCCTAAACCGGAGAAACGTCAGGCTAATTCTCCGCTACCACCGCCTCCACCGGTGGAAGGAACGATGGAAGTGTACGCGTCGATCGAGAAGAGAACGAAGAACGAAGAACGATTAAAATCGAGTCTGTCGAACGAAAAATCATTAGAGGATATGTACGCGAAGgtgatgaagaaaaagaaagacggGGAAGAGCAACAGAACGAAGCGCATAGTATTCTGTCTTCGGAGATTGTTGTCTCTTCTGGTACGTTTCGAAAGCCTAGTCTGGTCGAGATAAATAGAGTTTCATGGTCTAGTCACGATTCTATGGAACTGCAAAAGAAGGAGTCCGAATCCGCCCACTACGCTGCAACATCGAACAATTCTATCGGTAACTTTCATTCGGACATTGCCGTTTTGAAATCGGTCAGGAACAATGAGAACGCGGATAGCATAAACTTCGGAGTCGAGCACGGTTACGAGGCGGTCGCGGTTGATTTGCCGAAAAATAATCCAACTACGATTCGCGAGTCCTGCGATCCTAATTACGAGACGCTACGTTCGCAACAGTATTCAGGGAAAAACGTGGATTACCATCAAAGCGCCGGCGTGGCTACGGTAGCCGTAAGAAACGGTACAGACTTACCAACAGCTTACACGGTACCGTTCAAGCCGAGACAAACGAGCAACGCTAGCAGCGAAGATCCTGGATACGAAAAGGTGAGATTGCGGAAGAGAAGAATCGAGGTGGATCAAGACACGGACTCGGAACCGAATTACGAGAGTATGCCGCACGATCCAGGTGAACCTAATTACGCGTCCGTTTGTCGACCAGGCGACAGCGACACGGATCCCAACTACGAGTCGGTCAATCACGGTGATCCGAATTACGAGAGCGTTAAATATTTAAGCGTCGCTCGTACCAACGAGGAACCGCCGTACGAACAAGTGAACTCTTATAAAACCGAACACAATCGAGACGGATACGAGAAAGTGAGAAAGCAGTTGTCCAACACCGATTACGAAAGGATATATCAGGATCATTCTATGGACCTGATCGATAACGGGGATACCGACGACGAACAATACGTGCAAGTATAATTACTAGGCGGGTTATTTCCTTGCTTCGATGATTCATTTCGGTTCATGACCTAAGGAGGCCTAAAAGCTACACTCCAATCTACGTTATATGCGGATCTGTTAAATCGACACACATGTAAATTGTACGATAATCTTTTTCTCTACTTTTAAACCATCTTCGTTAACAAGCGTATTTT
This window encodes:
- the LOC117601544 gene encoding uncharacterized protein LOC117601544 isoform X3 is translated as MVTLNDSDNDGINRIPVTNVPYVSTQDAVESAKRTTSANRSLPDIPKDKEKKDESTDASVSQSIYETTETIGDHSELYATVRDTATKERIPEEEIQEILHQRPLIQENSADQYSRFTSPNSDTVEHPYAQLQNVQKTEVNQAIRSNVKQMIDTEQPSTSTCQAGNGNPVAPPRTRRSSSHNSLLTNETASYDIQAANAISGGVQANQDLPYMTPPLSMLLPQSSQPRSNSPQQHFSGDSQDSKGYTSISVREPLANIMAQTKTICRQSQSARPLTDPHYATVSDDSDEMYAAIDEQEKVYTSGSETYAQIQPTMTEVQRVTQNEQTLFSRAPSRSEETYSAPQPPSVDSLRHVAHAHSRQASSSSANSSIVNPASPKPEKRQANSPLPPPPPVEGTMEVYASIEKRTKNEERLKSSLSNEKSLEDMYAKVMKKKKDGEEQQNEAHSILSSEIVVSSGTFRKPSLVEINRVSWSSHDSMELQKKESESAHYAATSNNSIGNFHSDIAVLKSVRNNENADSINFGVEHGYEAVAVDLPKNNPTTIRESCDPNYETLRSQQYSGKNVDYHQSAGVATVAVRNGTDLPTAYTVPFKPRQTSNASSEDPGYEKVRLRKRRIEVDQDTDSEPNYESMPHDPGEPNYASVCRPGDSDTDPNYESVNHGDPNYESVKYLSVARTNEEPPYEQVNSYKTEHNRDGYEKVRKQLSNTDYERIYQDHSMDLIDNGDTDDEQYVQV
- the LOC117601544 gene encoding uncharacterized protein LOC117601544 isoform X2; the encoded protein is MIRPFVEETTWCYWVVSVGALLSFLGLIVACICSCRRNENKTTSANRSLPDIPKDKEKKDESTDASVSQSIYETTETIGDHSELYATVRDTATKERIPEEEIQEILHQRPLIQENSADQYSRFTSPNSDTVEHPYAQLQNVQKTEVNQAIRSNVKQMIDTEQPSTSTCQAGNGNPVAPPRTRRSSSHNSLLTNETASYDIQAANAISGGVQANQDLPYMTPPLSMLLPQSSQPRSNSPQQHFSGDSQDSKGYTSISVREPLANIMAQTKTICRQSQSARPLTDPHYATVSDDSDEMYAAIDEQEKVYTSGSETYAQIQPTMTEVQRVTQNEQTLFSRAPSRSEETYSAPQPPSVDSLRHVAHAHSRQASSSSANSSIVNPASPKPEKRQANSPLPPPPPVEGTMEVYASIEKRTKNEERLKSSLSNEKSLEDMYAKVMKKKKDGEEQQNEAHSILSSEIVVSSGTFRKPSLVEINRVSWSSHDSMELQKKESESAHYAATSNNSIGNFHSDIAVLKSVRNNENADSINFGVEHGYEAVAVDLPKNNPTTIRESCDPNYETLRSQQYSGKNVDYHQSAGVATVAVRNGTDLPTAYTVPFKPRQTSNASSEDPGYEKVRLRKRRIEVDQDTDSEPNYESMPHDPGEPNYASVCRPGDSDTDPNYESVNHGDPNYESVKYLSVARTNEEPPYEQVNSYKTEHNRDGYEKVRKQLSNTDYERIYQDHSMDLIDNGDTDDEQYVQV